The following proteins are encoded in a genomic region of Streptomyces sp. NBC_01723:
- a CDS encoding copper resistance CopC/CopD family protein, whose product MLLGAVLVLLLLGGAGPASAHAALSSTDPGDGTVLQRAPGHVTLTFSESVGLRDDSFRVLDPGGHRVRTREAGHADGRSDTARVGLPAELGEGTYTVAWRVVSADSHPISGAFTFSVGRPSTTTAAVDTGPSEDPLTATLNKVARYLSYLAAALLIGIAAFVVLCRPPDFSALRRPLVAGWWTLLGATLALLVLRAPYEAGTGPADALDAGALADTLTTRPGGLLLARLVLLAPVALFLVRVGRADRHRERRPPTAASGAVLALALALTWAAAEHASAGIQVPLAVTSFVLHLLATAVWLGGLVALLVTLRAAPDAATVARFSRVALVSVTVLVATGVYQSWRGLGSWQALTGTTYGRLLLAKVALVTVLLAAAAVSRRWTAALATARTPVRQRERERAPEPVPAGGPPPPAPAPVEPAPPAPDDPSTAADDLRRGLRRSVLAEAVVAAVVLVVTTVLTSTLPGRAADEAARAVPAGGVLPASVTTIPFEVGGSGRGTVQITLDPGRTGDNAVQAVVFGPDGALAAVPELRLSFTLPDKDVGPIEARLVDRGGYWSANTLALPLPGTWTMRTTVRVSEIDQVSAERRIRIER is encoded by the coding sequence GTGCTGCTGGGCGCCGTGCTGGTCCTGCTCCTCCTCGGCGGCGCGGGCCCCGCGTCCGCCCACGCCGCCCTCAGCTCCACCGACCCCGGCGACGGAACCGTCCTCCAGCGGGCCCCCGGCCACGTCACCCTGACCTTCAGCGAGTCCGTCGGCCTGCGCGACGACTCCTTCCGCGTCCTCGACCCCGGCGGCCACCGGGTGCGCACGCGGGAGGCCGGTCACGCCGACGGCCGCTCCGACACCGCCCGCGTCGGTCTGCCCGCCGAGCTGGGGGAGGGCACCTACACGGTGGCCTGGCGGGTGGTGTCGGCCGACAGCCACCCCATATCCGGTGCCTTCACCTTCTCGGTCGGCCGGCCCTCCACGACGACCGCGGCGGTGGACACGGGCCCCTCCGAGGACCCCCTGACCGCCACCCTCAACAAGGTCGCCCGCTACCTCTCCTACCTCGCCGCCGCCCTGCTCATCGGAATCGCGGCCTTCGTCGTCCTGTGCCGCCCGCCGGACTTCTCCGCACTGCGCCGCCCGCTGGTCGCCGGCTGGTGGACGCTGCTGGGCGCGACGCTCGCCCTGCTGGTGCTGCGCGCCCCGTACGAGGCGGGCACGGGACCGGCGGACGCCCTGGACGCGGGCGCCCTCGCCGACACCCTCACGACCCGCCCCGGCGGGCTGCTGCTGGCCAGGCTGGTGCTGCTCGCGCCGGTGGCGCTGTTCCTGGTGCGCGTGGGCCGCGCGGACCGCCACCGGGAGCGCCGCCCGCCGACCGCCGCCTCGGGCGCCGTACTCGCCCTCGCCCTCGCGTTGACCTGGGCCGCCGCCGAGCACGCCTCCGCCGGCATCCAGGTGCCGCTCGCGGTGACGTCCTTCGTGCTGCACCTGCTGGCCACGGCGGTCTGGCTCGGCGGCCTCGTCGCCCTGCTCGTGACCCTGCGCGCGGCGCCGGACGCCGCCACGGTCGCGCGCTTCTCGCGCGTCGCCCTGGTCTCCGTGACCGTCCTGGTCGCCACCGGCGTCTACCAGTCCTGGCGCGGCCTCGGCTCCTGGCAGGCGCTCACCGGGACGACGTACGGCAGGCTGCTGCTCGCCAAGGTGGCCCTGGTGACCGTACTGCTGGCCGCGGCGGCCGTGTCCCGGCGCTGGACGGCCGCACTGGCGACGGCCCGGACGCCGGTACGGCAACGGGAGCGCGAGCGGGCACCGGAACCGGTCCCGGCCGGCGGCCCACCCCCTCCGGCGCCGGCGCCCGTCGAACCTGCGCCGCCCGCCCCCGACGACCCCTCCACCGCCGCGGACGACCTCCGCCGCGGACTGCGCCGCTCCGTCCTGGCCGAGGCGGTCGTCGCCGCCGTCGTCCTTGTGGTCACGACCGTGCTCACCAGCACCCTGCCGGGCCGGGCGGCGGACGAGGCGGCGCGGGCCGTGCCGGCCGGCGGGGTGCTGCCCGCGTCCGTCACCACGATCCCCTTCGAGGTCGGCGGCTCCGGCCGCGGCACGGTCCAGATCACCCTGGACCCCGGCCGCACCGGCGACAACGCCGTACAGGCCGTGGTCTTCGGCCCCGACGGCGCCCTGGCCGCCGTACCCGAACTCCGCCTCTCCTTCACCCTCCCCGACAAGGACGTCGGCCCCATCGAAGCGCGACTCGTCGACCGGGGCGGCTACTGGAGCGCCAACACCCTCGCCCTCCCCCTCCCCGGCACCTGGACCATGCGCACGACGGTCCGCGTCTCGGAGATCGACCAGGTGAGCGCGGAGCGGCGGATCCGGATCGAACGATGA
- a CDS encoding SDR family NAD(P)-dependent oxidoreductase has protein sequence MNPHTRLLDGQVALVTGAGGSIGRGIALRFAEEGAAVALHCRTSLAAARETAGRVRERGGSATVLRADLTDEDAARRLVEEAADWGGGRLTALVNNAGVQPLRDLPGMTAAEWRAVVDTNLTGVFACTQAAAGIMRAQDGGGSVTHIASIEASAPAPAHAHYSASKAAVVMHARSAALEYGPWGVRVNSVSPGLIDREGLDEAWPEGVRRWRLAAPTGRLGRPEDVGDACVFLASRLASWITGHDLVVDGGVTARPSW, from the coding sequence ATGAACCCGCACACGCGGCTCCTCGACGGTCAGGTGGCGCTCGTCACGGGCGCCGGCGGCTCCATCGGCCGCGGCATCGCGCTGCGGTTCGCCGAGGAGGGCGCGGCGGTCGCGCTGCACTGCCGTACGTCCCTCGCGGCGGCGCGGGAGACGGCCGGCCGCGTCCGGGAACGCGGCGGGAGCGCCACCGTCCTGCGGGCCGACCTCACCGACGAGGACGCCGCCCGGCGCCTGGTCGAGGAGGCCGCCGACTGGGGCGGCGGACGGCTGACGGCGCTGGTCAACAACGCGGGTGTGCAGCCGCTGCGGGACCTGCCCGGCATGACGGCCGCCGAGTGGCGTGCGGTCGTGGACACCAACCTCACCGGCGTCTTCGCCTGCACCCAGGCCGCGGCCGGGATCATGCGGGCCCAGGACGGCGGCGGCTCGGTCACCCACATCGCCTCCATCGAGGCGTCCGCCCCCGCGCCCGCCCACGCGCACTACAGCGCCTCCAAGGCGGCGGTGGTGATGCACGCCCGTTCGGCGGCCCTGGAGTACGGCCCGTGGGGCGTCAGGGTCAACTCCGTCTCGCCCGGCCTCATCGACCGCGAAGGGCTCGACGAGGCGTGGCCGGAGGGCGTACGGCGGTGGCGGCTGGCGGCGCCCACGGGACGGCTGGGGCGCCCGGAGGACGTGGGCGACGCGTGCGTGTTCCTCGCCTCGCGGCTGGCGTCCTGGATCACCGGCCACGACCTCGTGGTGGACGGCGGGGTGACGGCACGCCCGTCGTGGTGA
- a CDS encoding cupin domain-containing protein, with translation MTSPPTAEDLIAHYGLEPIPREGGLFRRTWAGPEGPDGRPAGSAIVALLTARPGDFSALHRLPTDEVWHFYLGDPLELLLLSPDGGTRTAVLGPDVLGGQHVQFTVPAGTWTGAGVAAGGAWTLFGCTMAPGFTYGDYEHGDAADLTARYPDRAARIVELCRP, from the coding sequence GTGACTTCGCCGCCCACCGCAGAGGACCTGATCGCGCACTACGGACTGGAGCCGATCCCCCGCGAGGGCGGCCTGTTCCGGCGTACCTGGGCAGGCCCCGAAGGCCCGGACGGACGCCCCGCGGGATCGGCCATCGTCGCCCTGCTCACCGCCCGCCCGGGCGACTTCTCCGCACTGCACCGCCTGCCCACCGACGAGGTCTGGCACTTCTACCTCGGCGATCCGCTGGAACTGCTGCTCCTCTCCCCCGACGGCGGCACGCGTACGGCCGTACTGGGACCGGACGTCCTGGGCGGCCAGCACGTGCAGTTCACGGTCCCCGCCGGCACCTGGACGGGCGCCGGCGTGGCGGCCGGCGGCGCGTGGACGCTCTTCGGGTGCACGATGGCGCCCGGATTCACCTACGGGGACTACGAGCACGGCGACGCGGCCGACCTCACGGCGCGCTATCCGGACCGGGCCGCGCGGATCGTGGAACTGTGCCGCCCATGA
- a CDS encoding GNAT family N-acetyltransferase — MPDPRTPSYATRTPLHEQRLDGFGTVRVLPLDAAEDADVIHRWVSEERAAFWGMTELTRDQVEAVYAHMDALDTHHAHLVVKDGDPVALLQTYEPGADRVSECYDVEPGDIGVHLLLAPAGAQGARPGWTAALAGALMAYVLLGLDRTRIVVDPDIGNEKAIARFLRQGFTAGPAVVLPEVGLPDVHLPEKKAQLAFLRREVAFPA; from the coding sequence ATGCCTGACCCCCGCACACCCTCGTACGCCACCCGCACCCCCCTCCACGAGCAGCGCCTCGACGGCTTCGGCACCGTCCGCGTCCTCCCCCTCGACGCCGCCGAGGACGCCGACGTGATCCACCGCTGGGTGAGCGAGGAGCGTGCGGCGTTCTGGGGGATGACGGAACTGACGCGGGACCAGGTCGAGGCCGTCTACGCGCACATGGACGCCCTCGACACCCACCACGCCCACCTGGTCGTCAAGGACGGCGACCCGGTCGCCCTGCTCCAGACCTACGAGCCCGGGGCCGACCGGGTGAGCGAGTGCTACGACGTCGAGCCCGGCGACATCGGCGTCCACCTGCTGCTGGCCCCGGCCGGAGCGCAGGGCGCCCGGCCCGGCTGGACCGCCGCACTGGCCGGGGCCCTCATGGCGTACGTACTGCTGGGCCTGGACCGGACCCGGATCGTGGTCGACCCGGACATCGGCAACGAGAAGGCGATCGCCCGCTTCCTGAGGCAGGGCTTCACCGCCGGCCCCGCGGTCGTCCTGCCCGAGGTCGGCCTGCCGGACGTCCACCTGCCCGAGAAGAAGGCGCAACTCGCCTTCCTCCGTCGGGAGGTAGCGTTCCCGGCGTGA
- a CDS encoding penicillin acylase family protein — translation MSAETYRDAWGIPHLRADSADELARAQGRVTARDRAWQLEVERHRAQGTSASFLGPEALSWDRLARRARLADTARRCYAALEKNDPETAAWVRSYVDGVNEGLAEPGTTADTARPHAPEFTRTGLTPGRWEPWTPLAVWLATHILFAGFPAKLWREHITTRLGPEAVALFATDGPGTAGSNGWLVSGDRTTTGHAIIAGDPHRWIEDPGVYQQIHLSCPEFDVVGLAVPGVPGIAHFGHTGTVAWAITNAMSDYQDLYQERLRRTGAGVEALGPDGTWHRAARHTELIRVAGEPGEPGEKAEETVEVEVIETDRGPVIAGGPEGLDDGTPAALSLRYPPRVTADLGFGALLPLLRARSVADVDRALDAWAEPVNVVQAADTEGGLLHRVAGRVPVRPDANRLRPVPAWEPGHEWDGWHTPPRAGLTDGVAVMANQRGPATPLGIEFAPPHRADRITALLATEERWSAADMPAIHMDTHLGSAAALLDLLATLDGLPPEAAALRDRLLAWDRHMDADSADAARYAAVRTAVVRRLAAHPVLAPASVPPAYPEVLQPWLALVPRVGHALEHLLRAEELYGIDRAAAVRAALEEVAARPPAGTWGDTHRLAAWRALPDTASTPAPGPRLSGDHDCVLCTSPVPGVTDRAARGPAARYVWDLADRGNSRWTVPHGASGTPGSPHHQDQQRLWLGGDLAPVITDFGQLTKESHA, via the coding sequence GTGAGCGCCGAGACATACCGCGACGCCTGGGGGATCCCCCACCTGCGCGCGGACAGCGCGGACGAACTCGCCCGCGCCCAGGGCCGCGTGACCGCCCGGGACCGGGCCTGGCAGCTGGAGGTCGAACGGCACCGCGCCCAGGGCACCTCCGCGTCCTTCCTCGGCCCCGAGGCCCTCTCGTGGGACCGCCTCGCCCGGCGGGCACGCCTCGCCGACACCGCCCGCCGCTGCTACGCGGCCCTGGAGAAGAACGACCCGGAGACGGCCGCGTGGGTGCGGTCGTACGTCGACGGTGTGAACGAGGGCCTCGCCGAACCGGGAACCACCGCCGACACGGCCCGCCCCCACGCCCCCGAATTCACCCGCACCGGCCTCACCCCCGGCCGCTGGGAACCCTGGACCCCGCTCGCGGTCTGGCTCGCCACGCACATCCTCTTCGCCGGCTTCCCCGCCAAGCTCTGGCGCGAGCACATCACCACCCGTCTCGGCCCGGAGGCCGTCGCCCTCTTCGCCACCGACGGCCCGGGCACCGCCGGCAGCAACGGCTGGCTGGTCAGCGGCGACCGGACCACGACCGGGCACGCGATCATCGCGGGCGACCCGCACCGCTGGATCGAGGACCCCGGCGTCTACCAGCAGATCCACCTGTCCTGCCCGGAGTTCGACGTCGTCGGCCTCGCCGTCCCCGGCGTCCCCGGCATCGCCCACTTCGGCCACACCGGAACGGTCGCCTGGGCCATCACCAACGCGATGTCCGACTACCAGGACCTGTACCAGGAGCGACTGCGCCGCACCGGCGCCGGAGTCGAGGCCCTGGGTCCCGACGGCACCTGGCACCGCGCCGCCCGGCACACCGAACTGATCCGGGTCGCGGGGGAGCCGGGGGAGCCGGGGGAGAAGGCCGAGGAGACCGTAGAGGTGGAGGTCATCGAGACCGACCGTGGCCCGGTGATCGCCGGCGGCCCCGAGGGCCTCGACGACGGCACCCCGGCCGCCCTCAGCCTCCGCTACCCGCCCCGCGTCACCGCCGACCTCGGCTTCGGCGCCCTGCTGCCCCTGCTCCGCGCGCGCAGCGTCGCCGACGTGGACCGGGCCCTGGACGCGTGGGCGGAGCCGGTCAACGTGGTGCAGGCCGCCGACACCGAGGGCGGGCTGCTGCACCGGGTGGCCGGACGCGTACCGGTACGACCGGACGCCAACCGCCTCCGCCCGGTACCCGCCTGGGAGCCCGGCCACGAGTGGGACGGCTGGCACACCCCGCCCCGGGCCGGCCTCACCGACGGCGTCGCCGTGATGGCCAACCAGCGCGGCCCCGCCACCCCGCTCGGCATCGAGTTCGCCCCGCCGCACCGCGCCGACCGCATCACCGCCCTGCTCGCCACGGAGGAGCGCTGGTCGGCGGCGGACATGCCGGCCATCCACATGGACACCCACCTCGGGTCGGCCGCCGCCCTCCTCGACCTCCTCGCCACCCTGGACGGCCTGCCCCCCGAGGCCGCCGCCCTCCGCGACCGACTCCTGGCCTGGGACCGGCACATGGACGCCGACAGCGCCGACGCGGCCCGCTACGCCGCCGTGCGCACGGCCGTCGTACGGCGGCTGGCGGCGCACCCGGTCCTCGCCCCGGCGTCCGTGCCGCCCGCGTACCCCGAGGTGCTCCAGCCGTGGCTCGCGCTCGTGCCGCGCGTCGGACACGCCCTCGAGCACCTGCTGCGCGCGGAGGAGCTGTACGGCATCGACCGCGCCGCCGCCGTCCGCGCCGCGCTGGAGGAGGTCGCCGCGCGGCCCCCGGCCGGCACCTGGGGCGACACCCACCGCCTCGCCGCCTGGCGGGCGCTGCCGGACACCGCGTCCACCCCCGCACCCGGCCCGCGGCTCTCCGGCGACCACGACTGCGTCCTGTGCACGTCCCCCGTGCCCGGCGTCACCGACCGAGCCGCCCGCGGCCCCGCCGCCCGCTACGTCTGGGACCTGGCCGACCGGGGGAACAGCCGCTGGACGGTACCCCACGGCGCCTCCGGCACCCCCGGTTCGCCGCACCACCAGGACCAGCAACGCCTGTGGCTCGGCGGGGACCTCGCCCCCGTGATCACGGACTTCGGCCAGCTCACGAAGGAATCACATGCCTGA
- a CDS encoding siderophore-interacting protein: MGQGRGWEGAVLKLMRAKDFEFTVTDAEDVTPEFRRLRLTDGGMLAATGVHPTMWVRLWFENAGKPHQRGYTLVDPDAAAGTFSMEFALHEGCASDWARAAKPGDTIEATVQGTGFDFPEPAPSRVFAVADPASLPALNSLLDALGPVPATIWFEGDADGLPFRTDPGRHEVRAVPRRDAGAHLVARVKEELPELVRGAGDEPYVWIACDTATTRALASYARKELGLPKQRVNALGYWRAS; the protein is encoded by the coding sequence ATGGGGCAGGGGCGGGGTTGGGAGGGCGCGGTCCTCAAGCTGATGCGCGCGAAGGACTTCGAGTTCACGGTGACGGACGCGGAGGACGTGACCCCGGAGTTCCGGCGGCTGCGGCTGACCGACGGCGGCATGCTGGCGGCGACCGGGGTGCACCCGACGATGTGGGTGCGGCTGTGGTTCGAGAACGCGGGCAAGCCGCACCAGCGGGGCTACACGCTGGTCGACCCGGACGCGGCGGCCGGCACCTTCAGCATGGAGTTCGCCCTGCACGAGGGGTGCGCGAGCGACTGGGCGCGGGCGGCGAAGCCGGGGGACACCATCGAGGCGACGGTCCAGGGAACCGGGTTCGACTTTCCGGAGCCCGCCCCCTCGCGTGTGTTCGCCGTCGCGGATCCGGCGTCGCTGCCCGCGCTGAACTCGCTGCTCGACGCGCTGGGGCCGGTGCCGGCGACGATCTGGTTCGAGGGGGACGCGGACGGGCTGCCCTTCCGTACGGACCCCGGGCGGCACGAGGTGCGGGCGGTGCCGCGCCGGGACGCGGGGGCGCATCTGGTGGCCCGGGTGAAGGAGGAGCTGCCGGAGCTGGTGCGGGGTGCCGGGGACGAGCCGTACGTCTGGATCGCGTGCGACACGGCGACCACGCGGGCGCTGGCCTCGTACGCCCGTAAGGAGCTGGGGCTGCCCAAGCAGCGGGTGAACGCGCTGGGGTACTGGCGCGCGTCCTGA
- a CDS encoding HhH-GPD-type base excision DNA repair protein: protein MDVTLHLAQDPEADELLGRSPLAALVGMLLDQQVPMEWAFKGPSTIARRMGAEDLDAHDIAAYDPEGFAALLSDKPAVHRYPGSMAGRIQQLCRYLVETYDGDAEGVWRGIETGAELLKRLQELPGFGKQKAQIFLALLGKQLGVRPEGWREAAGAYGEADAFRSVADITGPESLTKVRAHKQEMKAAAKAKAAGT, encoded by the coding sequence ATGGACGTCACACTGCACCTCGCCCAGGACCCCGAGGCCGACGAACTCCTCGGCCGCAGTCCCCTCGCCGCGCTCGTCGGCATGCTGCTCGACCAGCAAGTGCCGATGGAGTGGGCGTTCAAGGGGCCGTCGACCATCGCGCGGCGCATGGGCGCGGAGGACCTGGACGCGCACGACATCGCGGCGTACGACCCCGAGGGGTTCGCGGCGCTGCTCTCCGACAAGCCGGCCGTGCACCGGTACCCGGGATCGATGGCGGGGCGCATCCAGCAGCTGTGCCGGTACCTCGTGGAGACGTACGACGGTGACGCCGAGGGGGTGTGGCGGGGGATCGAGACGGGGGCGGAGCTGCTGAAGCGGCTCCAGGAGCTGCCGGGGTTCGGCAAGCAGAAGGCGCAGATCTTCCTGGCACTGCTGGGCAAGCAGCTGGGCGTACGGCCCGAGGGGTGGCGGGAGGCGGCCGGTGCGTACGGGGAGGCGGACGCGTTTCGCTCCGTCGCGGACATCACGGGGCCTGAGTCGCTGACGAAGGTGCGGGCGCACAAGCAGGAGATGAAGGCGGCGGCCAAGGCGAAGGCCGCCGGCACGTAG
- a CDS encoding HdeD family acid-resistance protein, translated as MTEPPSGPPGGTPYDDRGVHARHGVRGTGGGRSEPEPAFEGPLQLLSRAAWQTVLFTGIASLVLGVLVLVWPSASLRVAGVLFGLYLVVSGILQLAAAFGTHRTTSLRVLAFISGAVSILLGLFCFRGPLQSVLLLALWIGIGWLFRGVTQIVAAVHDPAMPARGWHVFLGVVTVVAGIVLIDSPVESASVLMLVGGWWLVVVGLVETVTSLRLRGRARQAPHEL; from the coding sequence ATGACCGAGCCACCGAGTGGGCCTCCCGGAGGGACGCCGTACGACGATCGCGGGGTGCACGCGCGGCACGGTGTGCGCGGCACCGGCGGCGGTCGGTCCGAGCCTGAGCCCGCGTTCGAGGGGCCCCTGCAACTGCTGTCCCGCGCCGCATGGCAGACCGTGCTGTTCACCGGCATCGCCTCACTGGTCCTCGGTGTGCTCGTCCTCGTGTGGCCCAGCGCCTCGCTGCGCGTCGCCGGCGTGCTCTTCGGGCTCTATCTCGTCGTCAGCGGCATCCTCCAGCTGGCCGCCGCCTTCGGCACGCACCGGACGACCTCACTGCGGGTGCTGGCGTTCATCAGCGGCGCCGTGTCGATCCTGCTGGGGCTGTTCTGCTTCCGCGGGCCCCTCCAGTCCGTGCTGCTGCTCGCGCTGTGGATCGGCATCGGCTGGCTGTTCCGCGGCGTCACCCAGATCGTGGCCGCCGTGCACGACCCGGCGATGCCCGCGCGCGGCTGGCACGTCTTCCTCGGTGTCGTCACCGTGGTGGCCGGCATCGTCCTGATCGACTCGCCGGTCGAGTCGGCCTCCGTCCTCATGCTGGTCGGCGGCTGGTGGCTGGTCGTCGTCGGCCTCGTCGAGACCGTCACCTCGCTGCGGCTGCGCGGACGCGCGCGTCAGGCCCCGCACGAGCTGTGA